A single genomic interval of Vulpes vulpes isolate BD-2025 chromosome 3, VulVul3, whole genome shotgun sequence harbors:
- the IL1RAP gene encoding interleukin-1 receptor accessory protein isoform X1 has protein sequence MGLLWCVMSLYFYGILQSDASERCDDWGLDTMRQIQVFEDEPARIKCPLFEHFLKYNYSTAHSAGLTLIWYWTRQDRDLEEPINFRLPDNRISKEKDVLWFRPTLLNDTGNYTCMLRNTTYCSKVAFPLEVVQKDSCFNSSMKLPLHRLYIEYGVQKITCPNVDGFFPPTVKPTITWYMGCKKIKNFNNVIPEGMNLSFLIALVSNNGDYTCVVTYPENGRIFHLTRTLTVKVVGSPKDALPPQIYSPNDLVVYEKEPGEELLIPCTVYFTFLKDARNEVWWTIDGKKPDDTSIDVTVNESVSLTATEDEMRTQILNIKKVSAEDLKRNYVCHARNAKGEVDKAAKVKQKAPRYTVELACGFGATVLLVVILIVVYHVYWLEMVLFYRAHFGTDETILDGKEYDIYVSYARNAEEEEFVLLTLRGVLENEFGYKLCIFDRDSLPGGNTVEAVFDFIQRSRRMIVVLSPDYVTEKSISMLEFKLGVMCQNSISTKLIVVEYRPLEHPHPSILQLKESVSFVSWKGEKSKHSGSKFWKALRLALPLRSLSASSGWNESCSSQSDISLDHVQRRRSRLKEPPELQGTGRAAGTSAAPDTMSKHRGKPSAACRCCVTYCEGESHLRSKSRAEIHTQPQWETHLCKPVPQESETQWIQNGTRLEPPASQISALALHHFTDLSNNNDFYIL, from the exons AACGCTGCGATGACTGGGGACTAGATACCATGAGGCAGATCCAAGTGTTTGAAGATGAGCCAGCTCGCATCAAGTGCCCACTCTTTGAACACTTCTTGAAATACAACTACAGCACAGCCCATTCAGCTGGCCTTACTCTGATCTGGTATTGGACGAGGCAGGACCGGGACCTGGAGGAACCAATTAACTTCCGCCTCCCTGACAACCGCATTAGTAAGGAGAAAGATGTGCTCTGGTTCCGACCCACCCTCCTCAATGACACGGGCAACTATACCTGCATGTTAAG GAACACTACATATTGCAGCAAAGTTGCATTTCCCCTGGAAGTGGTTCAGAAAGACAGCTGCTTCAATTCCTCCATGAAACTCCCACTGCATAGACTGTATATAGAGTACGGTGTTCAGAAGATCACATGTCCAAATGTAGATGGATTCTTTCCTCCCACTGTCAAACCAACTATCACTTGGTACATG ggctgtaagaaaataaaaaattttaataatgtgatACCTGAAGGCATGAACTTGAGTTTTCTTATAGCCTTGGTTTCAAACAATGGAGATTACACGTGCGTTGTTACATATCCAGAAAATGGGCGTATCTTCCATCTGACTAGGACTCTGACTGTAAAGGTGGTAG GCTCTCCAAAAGACGCATTGCCTCCTCAGATCTATTCACCCAATGATCTTGTGGTCTACGAGAAAGAACCGG GAGAGGAGCTACTCATCCCCTGTACAGTCTATTTTACTTTCCTGAAGGACGCCCGCAATGAGGTTTGGTGGACCATTGACGGAAAAAAGCCAGACGACACCAGTATTGATGTAACTGTTAATGAAAG TGTAAGTTTGACTGCAACCGAAGATGAAATGAGAACTCAGATTTTGAACATCAAAAAAGTTTCTGCTGAGGATCTCAAGCGCAACTATGTCTGTCATGCTAGAAATGCCAAAGGAGAGGTTGACAAAGCAGCCAAGGTGAAGCAGAAAG CTCCAAGATACACAGTGGAATTAGCATGTGGTTTTGGAGCTACAGTCCTGCTGGTAGTGATTCTCATTGTTGTTTACCACGTTTACTGGCTGGAGATGGTCTTATTTTACCGGGCTCATTTTGGAACAGATGAAACCATTTTAG ATGGGAAGGAATATGATATTTATGTATCTTATGCAAGGAACGCTGAGGAAGAAGAGTTTGTGTTACTGACCCTCCGTGGAGTTTTGGAGAATGAATTTGGATACAAGCTGTGCATCTTTGACCGTGACAGTCTACCTGGGGGAA ATACAGTGGAAGCAGTTTTTGACTTCATTCAGAGAAGCCGAAGGATGATTGTTGTCCTGAGCCCAGACTATGTGACAGAAAAAAGCATCAGCATGCTGGAGTTTAAACTGGGCGTCATGTGCCAGAACTCCATTTCCACCAAGCTCATTGTGGTTGAGTACCGTCCCCTTGAGCATCCACACCCAAGCATTCTACAGCTGAAGGAATCTGTGTCTTTTGTGAGCTGGAAAGGAGAAAAGTCCAAACATTCTGGCTCTAAATTCTGGAAGGCCTTGCGGTTGGCTCTTCCCCTGAGAAGTCTGAGTGCCAGCTCTGGCTGGAATGAAAGCTGTTCTTCCCAGTCTGACATCAGTCTGGACCATGTTCAAAGGAGGAGAAGTCGTTTGAAAGAGCCCCCAGAACTCCAGGGCACAGGGAGAGCTGCAGGCACCTCTGCAGCCCCAGATACAATGTCCAAGCACAGAGGGAAGCCCTCTGCAGCCTGTCGCTGCTGTGTTACCTACTGTGAAGGAGAGAGTCACCTTAGGAGCAAGAGTCGGGCAGAGATTCATACCCAGCCCCAGTGGGAGACACACCTCTGTAAGCCCGTTCCCCAAGAATCAGAAACTCAATGGATTCAAAATGGCACCAGATTGGAACCCCCTGCCTCCCAGATCTCAGCCCTTGCTCTTCACCATTTCACGGATTTATCCAATAACAATGACTTCTATATCCTATAA
- the IL1RAP gene encoding interleukin-1 receptor accessory protein isoform X2: MGLLWCVMSLYFYGILQSDASERCDDWGLDTMRQIQVFEDEPARIKCPLFEHFLKYNYSTAHSAGLTLIWYWTRQDRDLEEPINFRLPDNRISKEKDVLWFRPTLLNDTGNYTCMLRNTTYCSKVAFPLEVVQKDSCFNSSMKLPLHRLYIEYGVQKITCPNVDGFFPPTVKPTITWYMGCKKIKNFNNVIPEGMNLSFLIALVSNNGDYTCVVTYPENGRIFHLTRTLTVKVVGSPKDALPPQIYSPNDLVVYEKEPGEELLIPCTVYFTFLKDARNEVWWTIDGKKPDDTSIDVTVNESVSLTATEDEMRTQILNIKKVSAEDLKRNYVCHARNAKGEVDKAAKVKQKAPRYTVELACGFGATVLLVVILIVVYHVYWLEMVLFYRAHFGTDETILDGKEYDIYVSYARNAEEEEFVLLTLRGVLENEFGYKLCIFDRDSLPGGNTVEAVFDFIQRSRRMIVVLSPDYVTEKSISMLEFKLGVMCQNSISTKLIVVEYRPLEHPHPSILQLKESVSFVSWKGEKSKHSGSKFWKALRLALPLRSLSASSGWNESCSSQSDISLDHVQRRRSRLKEPPELQGTGRAAGTSAAPDTMSKHRGKPSAACRCCVTYCEGESHLRSKSRAEIHTQPQWETHL, translated from the exons AACGCTGCGATGACTGGGGACTAGATACCATGAGGCAGATCCAAGTGTTTGAAGATGAGCCAGCTCGCATCAAGTGCCCACTCTTTGAACACTTCTTGAAATACAACTACAGCACAGCCCATTCAGCTGGCCTTACTCTGATCTGGTATTGGACGAGGCAGGACCGGGACCTGGAGGAACCAATTAACTTCCGCCTCCCTGACAACCGCATTAGTAAGGAGAAAGATGTGCTCTGGTTCCGACCCACCCTCCTCAATGACACGGGCAACTATACCTGCATGTTAAG GAACACTACATATTGCAGCAAAGTTGCATTTCCCCTGGAAGTGGTTCAGAAAGACAGCTGCTTCAATTCCTCCATGAAACTCCCACTGCATAGACTGTATATAGAGTACGGTGTTCAGAAGATCACATGTCCAAATGTAGATGGATTCTTTCCTCCCACTGTCAAACCAACTATCACTTGGTACATG ggctgtaagaaaataaaaaattttaataatgtgatACCTGAAGGCATGAACTTGAGTTTTCTTATAGCCTTGGTTTCAAACAATGGAGATTACACGTGCGTTGTTACATATCCAGAAAATGGGCGTATCTTCCATCTGACTAGGACTCTGACTGTAAAGGTGGTAG GCTCTCCAAAAGACGCATTGCCTCCTCAGATCTATTCACCCAATGATCTTGTGGTCTACGAGAAAGAACCGG GAGAGGAGCTACTCATCCCCTGTACAGTCTATTTTACTTTCCTGAAGGACGCCCGCAATGAGGTTTGGTGGACCATTGACGGAAAAAAGCCAGACGACACCAGTATTGATGTAACTGTTAATGAAAG TGTAAGTTTGACTGCAACCGAAGATGAAATGAGAACTCAGATTTTGAACATCAAAAAAGTTTCTGCTGAGGATCTCAAGCGCAACTATGTCTGTCATGCTAGAAATGCCAAAGGAGAGGTTGACAAAGCAGCCAAGGTGAAGCAGAAAG CTCCAAGATACACAGTGGAATTAGCATGTGGTTTTGGAGCTACAGTCCTGCTGGTAGTGATTCTCATTGTTGTTTACCACGTTTACTGGCTGGAGATGGTCTTATTTTACCGGGCTCATTTTGGAACAGATGAAACCATTTTAG ATGGGAAGGAATATGATATTTATGTATCTTATGCAAGGAACGCTGAGGAAGAAGAGTTTGTGTTACTGACCCTCCGTGGAGTTTTGGAGAATGAATTTGGATACAAGCTGTGCATCTTTGACCGTGACAGTCTACCTGGGGGAA ATACAGTGGAAGCAGTTTTTGACTTCATTCAGAGAAGCCGAAGGATGATTGTTGTCCTGAGCCCAGACTATGTGACAGAAAAAAGCATCAGCATGCTGGAGTTTAAACTGGGCGTCATGTGCCAGAACTCCATTTCCACCAAGCTCATTGTGGTTGAGTACCGTCCCCTTGAGCATCCACACCCAAGCATTCTACAGCTGAAGGAATCTGTGTCTTTTGTGAGCTGGAAAGGAGAAAAGTCCAAACATTCTGGCTCTAAATTCTGGAAGGCCTTGCGGTTGGCTCTTCCCCTGAGAAGTCTGAGTGCCAGCTCTGGCTGGAATGAAAGCTGTTCTTCCCAGTCTGACATCAGTCTGGACCATGTTCAAAGGAGGAGAAGTCGTTTGAAAGAGCCCCCAGAACTCCAGGGCACAGGGAGAGCTGCAGGCACCTCTGCAGCCCCAGATACAATGTCCAAGCACAGAGGGAAGCCCTCTGCAGCCTGTCGCTGCTGTGTTACCTACTGTGAAGGAGAGAGTCACCTTAGGAGCAAGAGTCGGGCAGAGATTCATACCCAGCCCCAGTGGGAGACACACCTCT
- the IL1RAP gene encoding interleukin-1 receptor accessory protein isoform X3, translated as MGLLWCVMSLYFYGILQSDASERCDDWGLDTMRQIQVFEDEPARIKCPLFEHFLKYNYSTAHSAGLTLIWYWTRQDRDLEEPINFRLPDNRISKEKDVLWFRPTLLNDTGNYTCMLRNTTYCSKVAFPLEVVQKDSCFNSSMKLPLHRLYIEYGVQKITCPNVDGFFPPTVKPTITWYMGCKKIKNFNNVIPEGMNLSFLIALVSNNGDYTCVVTYPENGRIFHLTRTLTVKVVGSPKDALPPQIYSPNDLVVYEKEPGEELLIPCTVYFTFLKDARNEVWWTIDGKKPDDTSIDVTVNESVSLTATEDEMRTQILNIKKVSAEDLKRNYVCHARNAKGEVDKAAKVKQKAPRYTVELACGFGATVLLVVILIVVYHVYWLEMVLFYRAHFGTDETILDGKEYDIYVSYARNAEEEEFVLLTLRGVLENEFGYKLCIFDRDSLPGGIVTDETLSFIQKSRRLLVVLSPNYVLQGTQALLELKAGLENMASRGSINVILVQYKAVKETKVKELKRAKTVLTVIKWKGEKSKYPQGRFWKQLQVAMPVKKSSRWSRSGEQGLSYSSLKNV; from the exons AACGCTGCGATGACTGGGGACTAGATACCATGAGGCAGATCCAAGTGTTTGAAGATGAGCCAGCTCGCATCAAGTGCCCACTCTTTGAACACTTCTTGAAATACAACTACAGCACAGCCCATTCAGCTGGCCTTACTCTGATCTGGTATTGGACGAGGCAGGACCGGGACCTGGAGGAACCAATTAACTTCCGCCTCCCTGACAACCGCATTAGTAAGGAGAAAGATGTGCTCTGGTTCCGACCCACCCTCCTCAATGACACGGGCAACTATACCTGCATGTTAAG GAACACTACATATTGCAGCAAAGTTGCATTTCCCCTGGAAGTGGTTCAGAAAGACAGCTGCTTCAATTCCTCCATGAAACTCCCACTGCATAGACTGTATATAGAGTACGGTGTTCAGAAGATCACATGTCCAAATGTAGATGGATTCTTTCCTCCCACTGTCAAACCAACTATCACTTGGTACATG ggctgtaagaaaataaaaaattttaataatgtgatACCTGAAGGCATGAACTTGAGTTTTCTTATAGCCTTGGTTTCAAACAATGGAGATTACACGTGCGTTGTTACATATCCAGAAAATGGGCGTATCTTCCATCTGACTAGGACTCTGACTGTAAAGGTGGTAG GCTCTCCAAAAGACGCATTGCCTCCTCAGATCTATTCACCCAATGATCTTGTGGTCTACGAGAAAGAACCGG GAGAGGAGCTACTCATCCCCTGTACAGTCTATTTTACTTTCCTGAAGGACGCCCGCAATGAGGTTTGGTGGACCATTGACGGAAAAAAGCCAGACGACACCAGTATTGATGTAACTGTTAATGAAAG TGTAAGTTTGACTGCAACCGAAGATGAAATGAGAACTCAGATTTTGAACATCAAAAAAGTTTCTGCTGAGGATCTCAAGCGCAACTATGTCTGTCATGCTAGAAATGCCAAAGGAGAGGTTGACAAAGCAGCCAAGGTGAAGCAGAAAG CTCCAAGATACACAGTGGAATTAGCATGTGGTTTTGGAGCTACAGTCCTGCTGGTAGTGATTCTCATTGTTGTTTACCACGTTTACTGGCTGGAGATGGTCTTATTTTACCGGGCTCATTTTGGAACAGATGAAACCATTTTAG ATGGGAAGGAATATGATATTTATGTATCTTATGCAAGGAACGCTGAGGAAGAAGAGTTTGTGTTACTGACCCTCCGTGGAGTTTTGGAGAATGAATTTGGATACAAGCTGTGCATCTTTGACCGTGACAGTCTACCTGGGGGAA TTGTCACAGATGAGACCTTGAGCTTCATTCAGAAAAGCAGACGCCTCCTGGTTGTCCTAAGCCCCAACTACGTGCTCCAGGGAACCCAAGCCCTCCTGGAGCTCAAGGCTGGCCTAGAAAACATGGCCTCTCGGGGCAGCATCAACGTCATTTTAGTACAGTACAAAGCGGTGAAGGAGACGAAGGTGAAAGAGCTGAAGAGGGCTAAGACGGTGCTCACGGTCATTAAATGGAAAGGGGAGAAATCCAAGTATCCACAGGGCAGGTTCTGGAAGCAGCTGCAGGTGGCCATGCCAGTGAAGAAAAGTTCCAGGTGGTCTAGAAGTGGCGAGCAGGGTCTCTCCTATTCATCCTTGAAAAATGTATGA